One window of the Nicotiana tabacum cultivar K326 chromosome 4, ASM71507v2, whole genome shotgun sequence genome contains the following:
- the LOC107804353 gene encoding small ribosomal subunit protein eS19x has protein sequence MEPARNVKDVSPHEFVKAYAAHLKRSGKMELPEWTDIVKTGKLKELAPYDPDWYYIRAASMARKIYLRGGLGVGGFRRIYGGNQRNGSRPRHFCKSSGSVARNILQQLQNMNIIDFDPKGGRRITSNGQRDLDQVAGRIAVAI, from the exons ATGGAGCCAGCGAGAAATGTGAAGGATGTTTCACCTCACGAGTTCGTGAAAGCTTACGCCGCTCACCTCAAGCGTTCCGGCAAG ATGGAGCTTCCCGAGTGGACTGACATTGTCAAGACTGGTAAACTGAAAGAGCTTGCCCCATACGACCCGGACTGGTACTACATTAGAGCTG CTTCCATGGCAAGGAAGATCTATCTGAGAGGAGGTCTTGGTGTTGGTGGATTCCGAAGAATTTATGGTGGTAACCAGAGGAATGGAAGCCGCCCACGTCATTTCTGCAAGAGCAGTGGTTCAGTTGCTCGCAACATCCTTCAGCAATTGCAGAACATGAACATCATTGACTTTGATCCCAAGGG tgGAAGGAGAATCACATCCAATGGCCAGAGAGATCTTGACCAAGTTGCTGGAAGAATTGCTGTTGCCATTTAA
- the LOC107804352 gene encoding diacylglycerol kinase 1 encodes MEDYRESELPLLSWISKNPSEMAESPLFIVSCVIAGLVGILTILYTAFQWRRSTNGSWMKAIARSKKNPKTRNKVPVAPHTWALETVSRGKSLNCCVCLKSISPSQTLGPIVASESFFNRCSICGAAAHLSCSSSAHKDCKCVSMFGYPNVAHQWAVRWTEVADQPDESYFCSYCEEPCSSSFLGGSPIWCCLWCQRLVHVDCHANMFNETGDICDLGPFRRLILSPLYVKELNRTSSGGLLSSITQGANEIASSVRATIMSQSKKYKHSNEKHGSGTPAETSNGDATGDTTAESTADSHQVNGDCRIEENCNGCVNREGVDQQQDSGVKKMISMPSFQRSSSINQKDESQLIVIRQKYELTDLPPDARPLLVFINKKSGAQRGDSLRQRLSLLLNPVQVFELSSTEGPEVGLHLFRRVPHFRVLVCGGDGTVGWVLNAVDKQNYVSPPPVAILPAGTGNDLARVLSWGGGLGSVERQGGLCTLLHDIEQAAVTILDRWKVSILDQQGKLLQAPKFLNNYLGVGCDAKVALEIHNMREENPEKFYNQFMNKVLYAREGAKSIMDRTFADFPWQVRVEVDGVEIEVPEDAEGVLVANIGSYMGGVDLWQNEDETYDNLDPQSMHDKMLEVVSISGTWHLGKLQVGLSKARRLAQGQLVKIQLFAGFPVQIDGEPWYQQPCTLTITHHGQAFMLKRAAEEPLGHAAAIIADVLENAESNQVIDASQKRALLQEMALRLS; translated from the exons ATGGAAGACTATAGAGAATCAGAGCTTCCACTTCTTAGCTGGATCAGCAAAAATCCTTCTGAGATGGCGGAATCCCCTCTGTTTATTGTCTCCTGTGTCATTGCTGGTTTAGTTGGAATTTTAACTATACTTTACACAGCTTTCCAGTGGAGAAGGAGCACAAATGGTAGTTGGATGAAAGCCATAGCCAGATCAAAGAAAAACCCGAAAACAAGGAATAAGGTCCCTGTGGCTCCTCATACTTGGGCTTTAGAAACTGTTTCTCGAGGGAAAAGTTTAAATTGTTGTGTCTGTTTAAAGTCCATTTCTCCATCTCAGACTCTTGGCCCAATTGTGGCTTCGGAAAGTTTCTTTAATCGTTGCAGCATATGTGGCGCGGCAGCTCATCTGAGTTGCTCATCTAGTGCTCACAAGGATTGCAAATGTGTATCTATGTTTGGATACCCTAATGTGGCACATCAGTGGGCAGTGCGCTGGACAGAGGTAGCTGATCAACCTGATGAATCTTATTTCTGCAGCTACTGTGAAGAGCCATGCAGTAGTTCATTTCTTGGTGGGTCCCCTATATGGTGTTGCCTGTGGTGTCAGCGTCTAGTTCATGTTGATTGTCATGCCAATATGTTCAATGAAACTGGTGATATTTGTGACCTGGGCCCTTTCAGAAGGCTTATTCTATCGCCACTTTATGTGAAAGAGCTTAACAGGACTTCTTCGGGTGGACTGCTGAGTTCTATCACACAAGGGGCCAATGAGATTGCATCTTCAGTACGTGCTACCATAATGAGTCAAAGCAAGAAATACAAACACAGTAATGAGAAACATGGGAGCGGGACCCCTGCAGAGACAAGCAATGGTGATGCTACTGGGGACACAACTGCTGAAAGCACTGCTGATAGTCATCAAGTAAATGGTGATTGTAGAATAGAGGAAAATTGCAATGGCTGTGTAAATAGAGAGGGTGTGGATCAGCAGCAAGACAGTGGTGTGAAAAAGATGATATCTATGCCCAGCTTCCAGAGGAGTTCATCCATTAATCAGAAGGATGAATCTCAATTAATAGTGATAAGGCAGAAATATGAATTGACTGATTTGCCTCCAGATGCCAGGCCTTTGCTAGTTTTTATAAACAAGAAAAGTGGAGCTCAACGAGGAGATTCACTTAGGCAGCGGTTAAGCCTTTTATTAAACCCAGTGCAG GTCTTTGAGTTGAGTTCAACCGAAGGGCCCGAAGTTGGTCTGCATCTTTTTAGAAGGGTGCCTCACTTCCGGGTTCTTGTATGTGGAGGTGATGGTACTGTAGGCTGGGTTTTGAATGCCGTAGATAAACAAAACTATGTTTCTCCTCCACCAGTGGCAATACTCCCTGCTGGGACAGGAAATGATTTGGCTCGAGTTCTTTCCTGGGGAGGTGGCTTGGGTTCTGTAGAGAGACAAGGTGGTCTTTGCACACTTTTGCATGATATAGAACAAGCTGCAGTAACTATCCTTGATCGATGGAAAGTTTCTATCTTAGACCAACAGGGCAAGCTGCTTCAAGCCCCGAAGTTCTTGAACAACTACCTTG GGGTTGGTTGTGATGCAAAGGTTGCATTAGAAATCCATAATATGAGGGAGGAAAACCCCGAGAAGTTCTACAATCAG TTTATGAACAAAGTTCTTTATGCCAGAGAAGGTGCTAAGAGTATCATGGATCGGACATTTGCAGATTTTCCATGGCAAGTTAGGGTGGAGGTTGATGGTGTTGAGATTGAGGTTCCTGAG GATGCAGAAGGTGTTCTTGTAGCTAATATTGGAAGCTACATGGGTGGAGTAGACTTGTGGCAGAATGAAGATGAAACTTATGACAATCTTGATCCTCAATCCATGCATGACAAGATGCTGGAGGTTGTCAGCATTTCTGGGACCTGGCATCTTGGGAAGCTTCAG GTGGGGCTTTCGAAAGCTCGGAGGCTTGCACAGGGGCAATTGGTCAAAATTCAACTTTTTGCTGGATTTCCTGTTCAAATAGATGGAGAACCCTGGTATCAGCAACCATGTACATTGACAATAACACATCATGGACAG GCCTTCATGCTGAAGAGAGCAGCAGAAGAACCTCTAGGTCATGCAGCAGCAATAATTGCTGATGTGCTTGAGAATGCGGAATCCAATCAAGTGATTGATGCGTCACAGAAGCGGGCACTTCTTCAAGAAATGGCCCTTAGACTCTCTTAG